A part of Curtobacterium sp. MCLR17_036 genomic DNA contains:
- a CDS encoding GntR family transcriptional regulator, producing MAGLVAIDAGGRIPPFEQVRSQIAAQIAAGYLVDGERLPSVRGLADELGLAAGTVAKAYQLLEEAGLVHTARGAGTRVVRPAEVPDAVADAARELAAAARAAGLSAEQAATALRDAWPA from the coding sequence ATGGCTGGACTGGTCGCGATCGACGCCGGCGGGCGCATCCCGCCCTTCGAACAGGTGCGCTCGCAGATCGCGGCGCAGATCGCCGCCGGGTACCTGGTCGACGGCGAACGGCTGCCGAGCGTGCGCGGGCTCGCGGACGAGCTCGGGCTGGCGGCGGGGACGGTCGCGAAGGCCTACCAGCTGCTCGAGGAGGCCGGACTCGTGCACACGGCGCGCGGTGCCGGCACCCGGGTGGTGCGCCCGGCCGAGGTGCCGGACGCCGTGGCCGACGCGGCTCGGGAGCTCGCCGCGGCGGCGCGGGCGGCCGGCCTGTCCGCCGAGCAGGCCGCGACGGCCCTCCGCGACGCCTGGCCCGCCTAG
- a CDS encoding Nramp family divalent metal transporter, with protein sequence MTDTAAAPPAEQTPRRRAAGLTLLGPAFVAAIAYVDPGNVAANLTAGAEHGYLLLWVLVAANASAVVVQYLSAKLGVVTGRSLPEHLGLRLRRTPRLLFWGQAEVVAAATDVAEVIGGALALHLLFGLPLVAGGLVTGVVSMLLLTLQSRRGTRAFETVVTAMLVVLTIGFCGGLLFAQVSPAELVGGLVPRFEGAGSVLLAASMLGATVMPHAVYLHSALARDRHGEVPAGPERRRVLAATRWDVGLALVVAGGVNICMLVLAAATLPGVAGTDSIPGAQRAIAEHVGPVVGVLFAVGLLASGLASTSVGCMAGAEIMRGLLHVRIPLVARRLVTLVPAIVLLAVQADATMLLVVSQVVLSFGIAFAIVPLVVYTSRRSVMGADVNAATTRAVAWVIAAVIVALNVALVVLTLTG encoded by the coding sequence GTGACCGACACCGCCGCCGCACCACCCGCCGAACAGACCCCTCGTCGTCGCGCGGCCGGGCTCACCCTGCTCGGTCCGGCGTTCGTCGCGGCCATCGCCTACGTCGACCCCGGCAACGTCGCGGCGAACCTGACCGCCGGCGCGGAGCACGGCTACCTGCTGCTGTGGGTGCTCGTCGCGGCGAACGCCAGCGCGGTCGTCGTGCAGTACCTGTCCGCGAAGCTCGGCGTCGTGACCGGGCGGTCCCTGCCGGAGCACCTCGGGTTGCGGTTGCGCCGCACACCCCGGCTGCTGTTCTGGGGGCAGGCCGAGGTCGTCGCCGCCGCGACCGACGTCGCCGAGGTGATCGGCGGCGCACTCGCCCTGCACCTGCTGTTCGGGCTGCCGCTCGTGGCCGGCGGGCTCGTCACCGGCGTCGTCTCGATGCTGCTGCTCACGCTGCAGAGCCGCCGTGGCACCCGCGCCTTCGAGACGGTCGTCACCGCCATGCTCGTCGTGCTCACCATCGGATTCTGCGGCGGCCTGCTGTTCGCGCAGGTCTCGCCCGCCGAGCTCGTCGGCGGACTCGTGCCCCGTTTCGAGGGCGCCGGCTCGGTGCTGCTCGCGGCCTCGATGCTCGGCGCCACGGTGATGCCGCACGCGGTGTACCTGCACTCGGCGCTCGCCCGCGACCGGCACGGCGAGGTCCCGGCCGGACCGGAACGCCGGCGTGTGCTCGCCGCGACCCGGTGGGACGTCGGACTCGCCCTCGTGGTGGCCGGCGGCGTGAACATCTGCATGCTCGTGCTCGCCGCGGCGACGCTGCCGGGCGTCGCCGGGACCGACTCGATCCCGGGCGCGCAGCGGGCGATCGCCGAGCACGTCGGCCCGGTGGTCGGCGTGCTCTTCGCCGTCGGGCTGCTCGCCTCCGGACTGGCGTCGACGTCGGTCGGCTGCATGGCCGGGGCCGAGATCATGCGCGGGCTCCTGCACGTGCGGATCCCGCTCGTGGCCCGACGGCTGGTGACCCTCGTCCCCGCCATCGTCCTGCTCGCGGTGCAGGCGGACGCGACGATGCTGCTCGTCGTGAGCCAGGTGGTGCTGAGCTTCGGGATCGCCTTCGCGATCGTGCCGCTCGTCGTCTACACCTCGCGCCGGAGCGTGATGGGCGCGGACGTGAACGCCGCGACCACCCGCGCGGTGGCGTGGGTGATCGCGGCGGTGATCGTGGCGCTCAACGTCGCGCTGGTCGTCCTCACGCTCACGGGGTGA
- a CDS encoding NUDIX hydrolase family protein: MATLRTPDPDPDSGSGWLSDEELATVRRRLPICYVEAVPVRTDGLGVVTEVGVLLRVSPSGSIARTLVSGRVMFGESIRTALFRHLEKDLGPMAFPQLPSSPTPFTVAEYFPLPGASVYTDERQHAISLAYVVPVTGTCEPRQDALELTWMSPMEAASDAVANEMEGGRGALLRAGLASVGALP; the protein is encoded by the coding sequence ATGGCCACGCTGCGAACCCCCGACCCCGATCCCGACTCCGGTTCCGGCTGGCTGTCCGACGAGGAACTCGCGACCGTCCGACGCCGGCTGCCGATCTGCTACGTCGAGGCCGTCCCGGTCCGCACCGACGGTCTCGGCGTCGTGACCGAGGTGGGCGTGCTCCTGCGGGTCTCCCCGAGCGGGTCCATCGCCCGCACGCTCGTCTCCGGCCGGGTGATGTTCGGCGAGTCCATCCGCACCGCCCTGTTCCGGCACCTCGAGAAGGACCTCGGTCCGATGGCGTTCCCGCAGCTGCCGTCGAGCCCGACGCCGTTCACCGTCGCCGAGTACTTCCCGCTGCCCGGCGCCTCGGTCTACACCGACGAGCGCCAGCACGCGATCTCGCTCGCGTACGTCGTGCCGGTCACGGGTACGTGCGAGCCGCGCCAGGACGCCCTCGAGCTCACCTGGATGAGCCCGATGGAGGCCGCCTCGGACGCGGTCGCCAACGAGATGGAGGGCGGCCGCGGTGCACTGCTCCGTGCCGGCCTGGCCTCGGTCGGCGCGTTGCCCTGA
- a CDS encoding endo alpha-1,4 polygalactosaminidase — MRTRTVLLTTAMALVAVLGTAGCAEAAPAGGAGTARAASTAGYTNLPTSGRPDYQLGGAYAPPSGVTIVERDSTAKPAKGTYSICYVNGFQTQPEAARTWTKSYPSAILRDRAGKPVSDPGWPDEMLLDTRTAAKRALITKVLAKTIARCGDRGFDAVEFDNLDSWTRSGKRLTRAGNLALAKSLVTTGHRHGLAVGQKNTPQLGASGREQTGFDFVVAEECVQYRECSAYTKAYGKRVIDVEYADTLERSWGSVCRLTSRPAMTILRDRDLVAPSSDEYVFEHC, encoded by the coding sequence GTGCGCACACGAACCGTCCTGCTGACCACCGCGATGGCCCTGGTGGCCGTCCTCGGCACCGCCGGGTGCGCCGAGGCCGCGCCGGCCGGGGGCGCCGGCACCGCACGCGCGGCATCGACGGCGGGGTACACGAACCTGCCCACCTCGGGTCGTCCGGACTACCAGCTCGGCGGGGCCTACGCGCCGCCGTCCGGCGTGACGATCGTCGAGCGCGACAGCACCGCGAAGCCCGCGAAGGGCACGTACAGCATCTGCTACGTCAACGGGTTCCAGACGCAGCCCGAGGCCGCCCGCACGTGGACGAAGTCGTACCCGTCCGCGATCCTCCGCGACCGTGCGGGCAAGCCGGTCTCGGACCCGGGGTGGCCGGACGAGATGCTCCTCGACACCCGGACCGCCGCGAAGCGCGCCCTCATCACGAAGGTGCTCGCGAAGACCATCGCCCGCTGCGGTGACCGCGGCTTCGACGCCGTCGAGTTCGACAACCTCGACTCCTGGACCCGGAGCGGGAAGCGGCTCACCCGGGCCGGCAACCTCGCGCTCGCGAAGTCGCTCGTCACGACCGGCCACCGGCACGGACTGGCCGTCGGGCAGAAGAACACGCCACAGCTCGGCGCGTCCGGCCGCGAGCAGACCGGGTTCGACTTCGTCGTCGCCGAGGAGTGCGTGCAGTACCGGGAGTGCTCTGCGTACACGAAGGCCTACGGGAAGCGGGTCATCGACGTCGAGTACGCCGACACCCTCGAGCGCTCGTGGGGGTCGGTGTGCCGCCTGACGAGCCGCCCGGCCATGACGATCCTGCGCGATCGCGACCTGGTGGCACCGTCGAGCGACGAGTACGTCTTCGAGCACTGCTGA
- a CDS encoding ATP/GTP-binding protein: MAEHVILFAGPMGAGKTTAIEALSEVPVVRTEAANTDRETADKDTTTVALDYGEITVGDTDKVRLYGIPGQRRFDFMWQILQERARGLVVLVNADAPDPVASLIEYVDEFRDLYDRGGVVVGLTRADVAPGITAATLSDALQAAHPEMLVPVFTVDPRRTEQMTTVLLTLVANIEMRAAMTPPQEVHR; this comes from the coding sequence ATGGCCGAGCACGTCATCCTGTTCGCCGGCCCGATGGGCGCCGGCAAGACCACGGCGATCGAGGCGCTCAGCGAGGTGCCGGTCGTCCGCACCGAGGCCGCGAACACCGACCGCGAGACCGCCGACAAGGACACCACGACCGTCGCGCTCGACTACGGCGAGATCACCGTCGGCGACACCGACAAGGTGCGCCTGTACGGCATCCCCGGACAGCGCCGGTTCGACTTCATGTGGCAGATCCTGCAGGAGCGCGCCCGCGGACTCGTCGTGCTGGTCAACGCCGACGCGCCGGACCCGGTCGCCTCGCTGATCGAGTACGTCGACGAGTTCCGCGACCTGTACGACCGCGGCGGCGTCGTCGTCGGCCTCACCCGGGCGGACGTCGCCCCCGGGATCACCGCGGCGACACTGTCCGACGCGCTGCAGGCGGCCCACCCCGAGATGCTCGTGCCGGTCTTCACCGTCGACCCCCGACGGACCGAGCAGATGACGACGGTGCTGCTGACGCTCGTCGCCAACATCGAGATGCGTGCGGCCATGACGCCCCCGCAGGAAGTGCACCGCTGA
- a CDS encoding DUF1684 domain-containing protein, producing the protein MTFDLYRRVRATPDPQVAHAMWRETRDAMFAEHPASPLLDEDARDFESLPVPDYDPDWRFEVRIEPTEPAAFDFETGTDGIVHFDRLGVVSVPGVGTLDVWSHGGYAGGLFVPVKDASAGKARGTYGGGRYLLDTIKGSDLGGDDAGSLVLDFNFAYNPSCAYDPAWACPLAPRGNTVAVPIPVGEQYDF; encoded by the coding sequence ATGACCTTCGACCTGTACCGGCGGGTCCGGGCGACCCCCGACCCGCAGGTCGCGCACGCGATGTGGCGGGAGACGCGCGACGCGATGTTCGCGGAGCACCCGGCCTCGCCGCTGCTCGACGAGGACGCCCGTGACTTCGAGTCGCTGCCCGTCCCCGACTACGACCCCGACTGGCGGTTCGAGGTCCGCATCGAGCCCACGGAGCCCGCGGCGTTCGACTTCGAGACCGGCACCGACGGCATCGTGCACTTCGACCGGCTCGGCGTCGTCAGCGTGCCGGGCGTCGGCACGCTCGACGTGTGGTCGCACGGCGGCTACGCGGGCGGCCTGTTCGTCCCGGTGAAGGACGCCAGTGCCGGCAAGGCGCGCGGGACGTACGGCGGCGGGCGCTACCTGCTCGACACGATCAAGGGCTCGGACCTGGGCGGCGACGACGCCGGGTCGCTCGTCCTCGACTTCAACTTCGCGTACAACCCGTCGTGCGCGTACGACCCGGCGTGGGCGTGCCCGCTCGCGCCGCGCGGCAACACCGTGGCCGTGCCGATCCCGGTCGGCGAGCAGTACGACTTCTAG
- a CDS encoding PadR family transcriptional regulator: MHDHDDTHQHPRGLRFGGARHHHGAGFPGRDRGDHDHGGRGGSGRGFGPGFGPGFGPGFGGPGFGGPGFGRERRRRGDVRLAILGLLAEGPQNGYAVIKTIAERTGGAWKPSPGSVYPTLQQLVDEDLVVSTGDGRKTLFELTDAGRAEAQAKADEIAAAFDAPGLPDSSREFVEALRKTMGVLHMYRTSATEEQAKAATAKIDQLRKDLLQILAD; the protein is encoded by the coding sequence ATGCACGACCACGACGACACCCACCAGCACCCGCGCGGCCTGCGCTTCGGCGGTGCGCGGCACCACCACGGCGCCGGCTTCCCCGGCCGCGACCGCGGAGACCACGACCACGGCGGACGCGGCGGCTCCGGTCGCGGCTTCGGCCCCGGCTTCGGCCCCGGCTTCGGACCCGGTTTCGGCGGTCCGGGGTTCGGCGGTCCCGGCTTCGGCCGCGAACGCCGTCGCCGCGGCGACGTCCGCCTCGCGATCCTCGGCCTGCTGGCCGAGGGCCCGCAGAACGGCTACGCCGTCATCAAGACCATCGCCGAACGCACCGGCGGCGCCTGGAAGCCGAGCCCCGGCTCGGTCTACCCGACGCTCCAGCAGCTCGTGGACGAGGACCTCGTCGTCTCGACGGGCGACGGCCGGAAGACGCTCTTCGAGCTCACCGACGCGGGCAGGGCCGAGGCGCAGGCCAAGGCGGACGAGATCGCCGCGGCCTTCGACGCGCCGGGCCTGCCGGACTCGTCGCGCGAGTTCGTCGAGGCGCTCCGCAAGACCATGGGCGTCCTGCACATGTACCGCACCAGCGCGACGGAGGAGCAGGCGAAGGCGGCCACCGCCAAGATCGACCAGCTCCGCAAGGACCTGCTGCAGATCCTCGCCGACTGA
- a CDS encoding prolyl oligopeptidase family serine peptidase, translating into MIDADVVRWTRPESERAGTPLLVAMHGVGSDEQDLLGLAPALPPAWTVASLRAPTPWGQGFSWYPLGTPGSPALEPVDDAVAGVLRWVDAVAADHPRIGLLGFSQGGSMALQLLRARPAGFAFAVSLSGFVVPGVADARDEAVAAVRPRVFLGHGDLDPVIPAEATARTEAWAATHTDVTDRTYAGLPHSVSAAELADVAAFIGA; encoded by the coding sequence GTGATCGATGCAGACGTGGTGCGGTGGACCAGACCGGAGTCGGAACGGGCCGGGACGCCCCTGCTCGTGGCCATGCACGGGGTCGGCTCGGACGAGCAGGACCTGCTCGGCCTCGCACCGGCACTGCCGCCGGCCTGGACGGTCGCGTCGCTGCGCGCCCCGACGCCGTGGGGACAGGGGTTCAGCTGGTACCCGCTCGGGACGCCGGGCTCCCCCGCGCTCGAGCCGGTGGACGACGCCGTCGCCGGGGTGCTCCGCTGGGTCGACGCCGTCGCCGCCGACCACCCGAGGATCGGACTGCTCGGCTTCTCGCAGGGCGGTTCGATGGCGCTCCAGCTCCTGCGTGCCCGGCCCGCGGGGTTCGCCTTCGCCGTGTCGCTGTCCGGGTTCGTGGTGCCCGGCGTCGCCGACGCACGGGACGAGGCAGTGGCAGCCGTCCGGCCGCGCGTGTTCCTCGGGCACGGCGACCTCGATCCGGTGATCCCGGCCGAGGCCACCGCGCGCACGGAGGCCTGGGCAGCGACGCACACCGACGTGACCGACCGGACGTACGCGGGCCTGCCGCACTCGGTGTCGGCGGCGGAGCTGGCGGACGTGGCCGCGTTCATCGGGGCGTAG
- a CDS encoding DEAD/DEAH box helicase — protein MTTEDIRFSDLGVPAPMADVLAQQGKETAFPIQADTLPDSLQGKDVLGRGRTGSGKTIAFAIPLAARLAASGRKRRAGRPRALVLAPTRELATQIDATLAPLAKSMGLNTTTIFGGVGQGRQVDALRGGVDVVVACPGRLADLMQQGHVHLDDIEVTVLDEADHMADMGFLPGVTKIMQATPTKGQRLLFSATLDNGVDKLVKKFLHDPVMHSVDDETSPVEAMTHHLFEVADADAKKQLVTTLASGTGRRILFMRTKHHAKRLAKQLTSQGIPAVDLQGNLSQGARERNLAKFSSGEALVLVATDVAARGVHVDHVELVVHVDPPTEHKAYLHRSGRTARAGSSGDVVTVTMPAERRDVAQMMRAAAISVQPQRVTAESPAVTTLVGEVAPVRHVAEEPVQQQRQPRQRSAESAGDGAGRRRGRGGRSGGAGQPARAGSASESAGSAGSRQGRPARGTRSEGAGRSGAPAAGSTGGRRGGGARRSGSSDVVRGGSSAVWSSDGGYAAGRGAGNESGGNRRGNSRRASRPAGAADRH, from the coding sequence ATGACCACCGAAGACATCCGTTTCTCCGACCTCGGCGTCCCCGCGCCGATGGCCGACGTCCTCGCACAGCAGGGCAAGGAGACCGCGTTCCCGATCCAGGCGGACACGCTCCCCGACTCCCTGCAGGGCAAGGACGTCCTCGGCCGCGGTCGCACCGGCTCCGGCAAGACGATCGCCTTCGCGATCCCGCTCGCCGCCCGCCTCGCCGCCAGCGGCCGCAAGCGCCGCGCCGGCCGCCCCCGCGCCCTGGTGCTCGCCCCCACCCGTGAGCTCGCGACGCAGATCGACGCGACCCTCGCCCCCCTCGCCAAGTCGATGGGCCTCAACACCACGACGATCTTCGGCGGAGTCGGGCAGGGCCGTCAGGTCGACGCCCTCCGCGGCGGCGTCGACGTCGTCGTGGCGTGTCCGGGTCGTCTCGCCGACCTCATGCAGCAGGGCCACGTGCACCTGGACGACATCGAGGTCACCGTCCTCGACGAGGCCGACCACATGGCCGACATGGGCTTCCTGCCCGGCGTCACCAAGATCATGCAGGCCACGCCGACGAAGGGGCAGCGCCTGCTGTTCTCGGCGACGCTCGACAACGGCGTGGACAAGCTCGTCAAGAAGTTCCTGCACGACCCGGTGATGCACTCGGTCGACGACGAGACCAGCCCGGTCGAGGCGATGACGCACCACCTGTTCGAGGTCGCCGACGCCGACGCCAAGAAGCAGCTCGTCACAACGCTCGCCTCCGGCACCGGCCGCCGCATCCTCTTCATGCGCACGAAGCACCACGCCAAGCGCCTCGCCAAGCAGCTCACCAGCCAGGGCATCCCGGCGGTCGACCTGCAGGGCAACCTGTCCCAGGGCGCCCGTGAGCGGAACCTCGCGAAGTTCTCGTCCGGCGAGGCCCTCGTCCTCGTCGCCACCGACGTCGCCGCCCGCGGTGTGCACGTCGACCACGTCGAGCTCGTCGTGCACGTCGACCCGCCGACCGAGCACAAGGCGTACCTGCACCGCTCCGGCCGCACCGCGCGTGCCGGCTCGTCGGGCGACGTCGTCACGGTGACGATGCCCGCCGAGCGTCGCGACGTCGCGCAGATGATGCGCGCCGCAGCGATCTCGGTCCAGCCGCAGCGCGTCACCGCCGAGTCGCCCGCCGTCACCACCCTGGTCGGCGAGGTCGCCCCGGTCCGCCACGTGGCCGAGGAGCCCGTGCAGCAGCAGCGCCAGCCCCGTCAGCGCTCCGCCGAGTCCGCCGGTGACGGCGCCGGTCGTCGCCGTGGTCGCGGCGGTCGATCGGGAGGCGCGGGGCAGCCCGCGCGCGCCGGCTCGGCCTCCGAGTCCGCCGGTTCCGCCGGCAGCCGTCAGGGCCGTCCGGCCCGCGGCACCCGGTCCGAGGGCGCCGGTCGCTCCGGCGCCCCGGCCGCCGGTTCGACGGGTGGTCGTCGCGGCGGCGGTGCCCGTCGCTCGGGCAGCAGCGACGTCGTGCGCGGCGGCTCGTCGGCCGTCTGGTCCTCGGACGGCGGCTACGCCGCCGGCCGTGGCGCCGGCAACGAGTCGGGCGGCAACCGTCGCGGTAACTCGCGCCGCGCCTCCCGCCCGGCCGGTGCCGCCGACCGCCACTGA
- a CDS encoding CsbD family protein: MAGIDDIKNAAEKAAGKVKEAVGNATDNDRLKAEGQTDQGKASAKQGVTDVKDAAHGVADSFKNDNK; encoded by the coding sequence ATGGCAGGCATCGACGACATCAAGAACGCCGCCGAGAAGGCGGCCGGCAAGGTCAAGGAAGCCGTCGGCAACGCGACCGACAACGACCGCCTCAAGGCCGAGGGCCAGACCGACCAGGGCAAGGCCTCGGCGAAGCAGGGCGTCACGGACGTCAAGGACGCCGCACACGGCGTCGCCGACAGCTTCAAGAACGACAACAAGTAA
- a CDS encoding GNAT family protein produces the protein MEIAPVPTLTGDRVTLEPLAQEHAEDLRAAVTDGDLWRTWYASVPAPAQVEDEIDRRLAEHRAGRMVPFAVRDRPTGRVVGATTFMNIDTGNRRVEIGSTFLARSAQRSGINTESKLLLLSHAFEAWQCIAVEFRTHWHNQQSRAAIAGLGAKQDGVLRNHAIGRDGTLRDTVVFSVIASEWPTVRMSLAERLRRHDRAEGARRRSARHA, from the coding sequence ATGGAGATCGCCCCCGTGCCCACCCTGACCGGTGACCGTGTGACGCTCGAGCCCCTCGCGCAGGAGCACGCCGAGGACCTGCGGGCGGCGGTCACGGACGGCGACCTGTGGCGCACCTGGTACGCCTCGGTCCCCGCCCCGGCCCAGGTCGAGGACGAGATCGACCGGCGGCTCGCCGAGCACCGCGCCGGCCGGATGGTGCCCTTCGCGGTACGCGACCGACCGACGGGGCGCGTGGTCGGTGCGACGACCTTCATGAACATCGACACCGGGAACCGCCGCGTCGAGATCGGCAGCACGTTCCTGGCCCGCTCGGCACAGCGCTCCGGCATCAACACCGAGTCGAAGCTGCTGCTCCTGTCCCACGCGTTCGAGGCCTGGCAGTGCATCGCCGTCGAGTTCCGCACGCACTGGCACAACCAGCAGTCCCGCGCGGCGATCGCCGGCCTCGGCGCCAAGCAGGACGGCGTGCTGCGGAACCACGCGATCGGCCGCGACGGCACCCTGCGCGACACGGTCGTGTTCTCCGTCATCGCGTCCGAGTGGCCGACGGTCCGGATGTCCCTGGCCGAGCGGCTCCGCCGGCACGACCGGGCCGAGGGCGCCCGGCGTCGCTCGGCCCGGCACGCCTAG
- a CDS encoding DUF427 domain-containing protein, translated as MKAVVGDTVVAEAPEEDLIQIEGNWYFPPSSVKSELFTESPTQYHCPWKGDTQYYTVNVDGQALQDNAWSYPTPIPSSFDRVGKDYSGYVAFWKGVRVVD; from the coding sequence ATGAAGGCAGTCGTCGGAGACACCGTGGTCGCAGAGGCCCCGGAAGAGGACCTCATCCAGATCGAGGGCAACTGGTACTTCCCGCCGTCGAGCGTGAAGTCCGAGCTGTTCACCGAGAGCCCCACCCAGTACCACTGCCCGTGGAAGGGCGACACGCAGTACTACACGGTGAACGTGGACGGACAGGCGCTACAGGACAACGCCTGGTCGTACCCGACGCCGATCCCGTCGTCCTTCGACCGCGTCGGCAAGGACTACTCGGGCTACGTCGCGTTCTGGAAGGGCGTCCGCGTCGTCGACTGA